From one Vibrio neonatus genomic stretch:
- a CDS encoding ABC transporter permease, whose product MKANSSMVFRLVVSCLVVLGIWQAVVTFFDLPSFILPEPVAVFNRLGTRSDVLWQHTIITSQEIILGLILGLSMGLMFALQMLLFEPLRRWLLPILIASQAIPVFAIAPILMLWFGYGIASKVVMAALIIFFPVTTCCYDGLRNTPKGYLDLSKTMGASRWQQLTQVRLPAAMPALASGIRVAVVVAPIGAVVGEWVGSSAGLGYLMLQANARMMIDEMFAALFILALISVTLYFITDRLLNKFIPWQFD is encoded by the coding sequence GTGAAAGCCAATTCATCTATGGTATTTCGCTTAGTGGTTTCGTGCTTAGTGGTGCTGGGCATTTGGCAAGCCGTGGTAACGTTTTTTGATTTACCTAGCTTTATTTTGCCCGAGCCGGTGGCGGTATTTAACCGCTTAGGCACCCGCAGTGATGTGTTGTGGCAACACACCATTATCACTTCCCAAGAAATCATCTTAGGTTTGATTTTGGGGTTAAGTATGGGGCTGATGTTTGCGTTGCAAATGTTGTTGTTTGAGCCTTTGCGCCGTTGGTTGTTGCCTATTTTGATTGCCTCACAAGCTATTCCTGTATTTGCCATTGCACCCATTTTGATGCTGTGGTTTGGCTATGGCATTGCCTCAAAAGTGGTGATGGCGGCGCTGATTATCTTTTTTCCAGTCACTACCTGTTGTTACGATGGATTGCGTAATACGCCCAAAGGGTACCTTGATTTAAGCAAAACTATGGGCGCCTCTCGCTGGCAACAACTGACTCAAGTAAGACTGCCTGCAGCAATGCCTGCATTAGCGTCCGGCATCCGTGTTGCGGTAGTGGTGGCACCGATAGGCGCAGTGGTGGGTGAATGGGTAGGCTCTAGCGCCGGTTTGGGTTATTTAATGCTGCAAGCCAATGCTCGCATGATGATCGATGAGATGTTTGCCGCGCTATTTATTTTGGCGCTGATCTCCGTCACCTTGTATTTCATCACCGAC
- a CDS encoding ABC transporter ATP-binding protein — translation MQSHPSQDGVHPVVESNAQGIVINNGSLQFADADAPLFSQLNLTFQQSSWSSVLGKSGCGKTSLLRLMAGLLPDSVHWSGTIHSSFANPLSESIAYMAQQDLLMPWLTVIDNVCFSDRFASTKLTKPQQAQRKQQASALLDKLGLSGQEQVYPRQLSGGMKQRVALARTLMQDKPIVLMDEPFSALDAVTRYRLQDLACEMLAGKTVVLITHDPQEALRLSDRIYLMQSSENVETVAVPVGDAPRLISAEMAQLQQSIIEQLGGRGE, via the coding sequence ATGCAAAGTCATCCTTCTCAAGATGGTGTTCATCCGGTTGTTGAATCGAACGCACAAGGCATAGTGATTAATAATGGCAGTTTGCAGTTCGCTGATGCCGATGCTCCGTTATTTAGCCAGCTCAATTTGACCTTTCAACAAAGCAGTTGGAGCAGTGTGCTCGGAAAAAGTGGCTGTGGCAAAACCAGTCTGTTGCGCCTTATGGCGGGATTGTTACCTGACAGCGTACATTGGAGCGGTACTATCCACAGCAGTTTTGCCAATCCGTTGTCAGAGTCCATCGCTTATATGGCGCAACAAGACTTATTGATGCCGTGGCTGACGGTGATAGATAACGTCTGCTTTAGTGACCGATTCGCTTCTACAAAACTGACCAAACCACAACAGGCACAACGAAAACAGCAAGCCAGTGCTTTGCTAGATAAATTGGGTTTGTCTGGACAAGAGCAGGTGTACCCAAGGCAACTATCCGGCGGCATGAAGCAGCGCGTGGCCCTTGCGCGCACACTAATGCAAGACAAGCCCATCGTTCTGATGGACGAACCATTTTCGGCGCTAGATGCGGTAACGCGCTATCGCTTGCAAGATCTGGCCTGCGAAATGTTAGCGGGAAAAACCGTGGTGCTTATTACCCACGACCCTCAAGAAGCGCTTCGTTTGAGCGACCGCATTTATCTGATGCAATCCTCTGAAAATGTAGAAACCGTTGCCGTCCCTGTTGGGGATGCTCCTCGTCTTATTAGCGCGGAAATGGCGCAGCTGCAACAAAGCATTATTGAGCAATTAGGAGGCCGAGGTGAGTAA
- the thiD gene encoding bifunctional hydroxymethylpyrimidine kinase/phosphomethylpyrimidine kinase produces MSQTNKTPIVLTIAGSDSGGGAGIQADIKAISATGSYACSVITALTAQNTQGVSGILPISAEFIEQQLDAVFTDLDVVAVKVGMLAEAALIEAVVKKLKQYQPKYLVVDPVMVATSGDLLLQQSAIATLKTKLLPLADVITPNLPEAATLLNQELPTTELQMKAMIEDLRALDCKAVLLKGGHLESEATSTDLLITADKVDTFTVERINTQNTHGTGCTLSSAIASYLAQTGDLLESVSLGKEYISNAIAHADELHIGKGHGPVHHFYALNTK; encoded by the coding sequence GTGTCTCAAACAAATAAAACACCTATTGTCCTTACTATTGCTGGCTCTGACAGTGGTGGCGGTGCAGGTATTCAAGCCGATATTAAAGCCATCTCTGCCACAGGAAGTTACGCCTGTTCGGTGATTACCGCGTTAACTGCGCAAAACACTCAAGGTGTGAGTGGTATCTTGCCGATTTCTGCCGAGTTTATTGAACAACAGCTGGATGCGGTATTTACCGATTTAGACGTGGTTGCGGTAAAAGTGGGTATGTTAGCTGAAGCGGCGTTGATTGAAGCTGTGGTGAAAAAGCTAAAACAATACCAACCTAAATACTTGGTAGTTGATCCTGTGATGGTAGCGACGAGCGGAGATTTGTTGCTGCAACAATCGGCCATTGCAACTCTAAAGACTAAGTTACTGCCACTTGCTGATGTGATCACGCCTAATTTGCCCGAAGCGGCCACCTTGTTAAATCAAGAGTTACCGACGACTGAATTGCAGATGAAGGCGATGATAGAAGATCTGCGGGCGTTAGATTGCAAAGCGGTGTTGCTAAAAGGCGGTCACTTAGAAAGTGAAGCCACCAGCACTGATTTGCTCATTACTGCAGATAAAGTAGACACTTTTACCGTAGAGCGCATTAATACACAAAACACCCACGGTACGGGCTGCACTTTGTCATCGGCGATCGCTTCGTACTTGGCGCAAACAGGGGACTTACTTGAGTCGGTTTCGTTAGGGAAAGAATATATTTCTAACGCAATTGCGCATGCAGATGAACTTCATATTGGTAAAGGACACGGTCCTGTACATCACTTCTACGCACTAAACACTAAGTAA
- a CDS encoding TadE/TadG family type IV pilus assembly protein, giving the protein MKLLRVSPSLTKPRNKQAGISLVEFSVVFSLFFLLLFTIVDFALFGYVKLTMQHAVREGARYAITGRTDSDPDQDNPLRENAVLTVIEHSSIGILEKVMDIKDIRVEDVDGHSVSGFGSPGQLVSIHLDCEWHSLSPLIIPILTDGTYKFTVSATMKNEEFNEQV; this is encoded by the coding sequence TTGAAGTTATTACGGGTTTCCCCCTCTCTCACAAAACCGAGAAACAAACAAGCTGGCATCTCCCTTGTCGAGTTTTCTGTTGTTTTTAGCTTATTTTTCCTACTGTTGTTTACCATTGTCGATTTTGCTCTATTTGGCTACGTCAAACTCACTATGCAACATGCGGTTCGTGAAGGGGCTCGTTACGCCATTACCGGTAGAACAGATTCCGATCCAGACCAAGACAATCCTTTGCGAGAAAACGCTGTCCTTACCGTCATTGAGCATTCATCCATTGGCATATTAGAAAAAGTGATGGATATCAAAGATATTCGCGTTGAAGACGTTGATGGGCACAGTGTGTCTGGTTTTGGCTCTCCAGGACAATTGGTGTCTATCCATCTCGACTGTGAGTGGCACAGTCTTAGCCCGCTCATTATCCCGATCCTGACTGATGGTACATATAAATTTACCGTCAGTGCCACGATGAAAAACGAAGAATTTAACGAGCAAGTATAA
- a CDS encoding TadE/TadG family type IV pilus assembly protein codes for MQTRFFRKQAGLAAVEMTLVTPVLLLLLMTIFEFTLILQAKNIMLNLSREGASLISRASSYTVETVMDIIANSATPLDMPHDGTIIINQVSRRDNDEGEFIYISRQVKWMDSAISATSAIWANCPSWSNVNIDDDNEDDIKECNLPDNDAQIKIDNFPTVTIDNAQTSVIQDGESTYIVEVYYRYTPISSFLLSNDFIISERTYL; via the coding sequence ATGCAGACACGATTCTTTAGAAAGCAAGCTGGATTAGCCGCCGTTGAAATGACCTTAGTCACCCCTGTGCTGCTGTTGTTATTAATGACTATTTTTGAGTTCACGCTCATTCTACAAGCCAAGAATATTATGCTTAACCTGAGTCGAGAAGGTGCAAGCCTGATCTCGCGCGCCAGTAGCTACACCGTAGAAACAGTAATGGACATCATCGCCAACAGTGCGACCCCGCTGGATATGCCTCACGATGGCACCATTATCATCAATCAAGTGTCTAGACGAGACAACGATGAAGGGGAATTTATTTACATCTCTAGACAAGTAAAGTGGATGGATTCGGCCATTTCTGCCACCAGCGCGATATGGGCCAACTGCCCCTCGTGGAGTAACGTCAATATTGATGACGACAATGAGGATGATATTAAAGAATGTAACCTGCCCGATAATGACGCGCAGATAAAAATAGATAACTTCCCGACCGTCACCATCGATAACGCACAAACCTCAGTCATCCAAGATGGCGAGTCCACCTATATTGTCGAGGTGTACTACCGCTATACCCCTATTTCTAGTTTTTTACTCAGCAATGATTTCATCATCAGTGAGCGTACGTACTTATAA
- a CDS encoding pilus assembly protein, with translation MYKRWIKTPTNQKGAISLFMVIALPFMIILAAFTIDTGRAYIAKTKLFAAVDAAGIAAARVSSLGEDAAKNAAQRYFQVNFPSGYLDTSAFIKSWNFSVDEWGKVTIDLIGQADMPTILAKLVGIDTWTLTAESQTTRRTVDISLIVDNSSSLSGVFDTVKTRSKEFLSHFNPAYDRVAVTKYGYGAQTVVPFDPDVRQYDASAVEQAIDDMTYDYNYTNTAEGFYKGYGQFSVTGAALPANLKVIVLFTDGAPNTFSANFDIDGVDNFASISTTGSAARGLWSASEMATRISYNIWSNYQHRWVTQYPSNYNSEEIYRYVNILSDDSYASFSLLGGPRAGNQPYNENTYSSSSHKTEFHNLIRGISRDLPEKMAYAARADDIYIFTLGLGSSLTYSMDINGSNVGTGEDMLYRMANDTRMSSANGYDAQLYPQLHFQADQTQGLYCYAEDERDLGPCFDKILDFITRLTL, from the coding sequence ATGTATAAGCGTTGGATAAAGACCCCAACTAACCAGAAAGGCGCCATCTCGTTATTTATGGTAATCGCGCTTCCTTTTATGATAATTCTGGCGGCTTTCACCATAGACACTGGCCGTGCTTATATTGCAAAAACTAAATTATTTGCAGCGGTTGATGCTGCCGGAATTGCCGCCGCACGAGTGTCATCTTTGGGTGAAGATGCGGCGAAAAACGCCGCTCAGCGCTATTTTCAGGTCAATTTTCCTAGTGGTTATTTAGATACCTCAGCCTTTATAAAATCATGGAATTTTAGCGTCGATGAATGGGGAAAAGTCACTATCGATCTCATTGGACAAGCCGATATGCCCACAATTTTAGCTAAGCTGGTAGGTATTGACACTTGGACACTTACCGCAGAATCCCAAACCACCCGTCGCACCGTGGATATCTCTTTGATTGTGGACAACTCTAGCTCATTAAGTGGCGTGTTTGATACGGTCAAAACCCGCTCTAAAGAGTTCTTATCGCACTTTAACCCTGCCTATGACCGAGTTGCCGTAACCAAATATGGTTATGGCGCACAAACCGTAGTGCCATTTGATCCCGACGTTCGTCAGTACGATGCTAGCGCAGTAGAACAAGCCATCGACGACATGACCTATGACTATAACTACACCAATACCGCAGAAGGTTTTTACAAAGGCTACGGTCAATTCAGTGTCACCGGGGCGGCGCTGCCTGCCAATTTAAAAGTCATCGTGCTGTTTACCGACGGCGCACCTAATACCTTTAGCGCCAATTTTGATATAGATGGCGTCGATAATTTTGCTTCTATTTCTACAACAGGGTCAGCGGCAAGAGGCTTATGGAGTGCCAGCGAAATGGCCACTCGTATTAGTTACAATATTTGGAGCAATTACCAACATAGATGGGTCACCCAATATCCAAGTAACTACAACTCTGAAGAAATTTATCGTTATGTGAATATTTTATCCGATGACAGTTATGCCTCATTCTCTCTCCTAGGCGGCCCTAGAGCGGGCAACCAACCTTACAATGAAAATACGTACTCCAGCAGTTCTCATAAAACCGAGTTCCATAACTTAATTCGCGGTATATCACGGGATTTACCGGAAAAAATGGCGTATGCCGCGCGAGCCGATGACATTTATATTTTCACTTTAGGCCTTGGCAGTTCACTCACCTACTCGATGGACATCAACGGCAGTAACGTCGGCACCGGCGAAGATATGCTCTACCGAATGGCAAATGACACTCGGATGAGCAGTGCTAATGGCTATGATGCACAACTCTACCCGCAACTGCATTTTCAAGCCGATCAAACCCAAGGTCTGTATTGTTATGCGGAAGATGAGCGGGATCTTGGGCCGTGTTTTGACAAAATATTGGACTTTATTACTCGCCTGACTTTGTAA
- a CDS encoding LysR family transcriptional regulator: MRITDLNSLNVFLTLMQTHSTQRAAKKLGRSQSYISKVLAQLREELDDPLFTRSAEGLSPTSYALSIQPKLHRAIEQLSQSLEPETFCPTHIDRIVIHGLEPLLIQFGKAIIETIRQETDAIIEIRNWTKLSEGMILDEEVDLGLHVLTDKPQSLYQKKLYTSSGIVTGNEDGEYIKYIAPGVNEYENRFQRVLPDVEATIFVDNHMLMNNLMEMAYTMRLASYSQNTDLPELGIDIAIIQKTSKRKSPKNLWLEKLITRCVREQNNNGK, translated from the coding sequence ATGAGAATTACCGATCTAAATTCATTGAATGTGTTTTTAACTTTGATGCAAACACACTCAACACAACGCGCAGCCAAGAAGTTGGGGCGTTCTCAATCGTATATTTCAAAGGTACTGGCACAACTTCGCGAAGAGCTTGATGACCCCTTGTTCACGCGCAGTGCCGAAGGACTTTCTCCCACCTCTTACGCGTTAAGTATTCAACCCAAGTTGCATCGCGCCATTGAACAATTATCGCAATCATTAGAGCCCGAAACCTTTTGCCCCACCCATATTGACCGCATTGTAATTCACGGCCTAGAGCCACTGTTAATTCAATTTGGTAAAGCTATCATTGAAACCATTCGCCAAGAAACTGACGCGATCATTGAAATCCGTAATTGGACAAAGTTATCTGAAGGGATGATCTTAGATGAAGAAGTCGATTTAGGGCTACACGTTTTAACCGATAAGCCTCAAAGCTTATATCAAAAAAAACTCTACACCAGTTCAGGCATAGTCACTGGCAATGAAGACGGCGAATACATTAAATATATTGCACCGGGTGTCAACGAATATGAAAACCGTTTTCAGAGAGTTTTACCTGACGTGGAAGCTACCATTTTTGTCGATAACCATATGTTAATGAATAATTTAATGGAAATGGCTTATACAATGCGCCTCGCCAGCTACAGCCAAAATACTGACCTTCCTGAACTTGGCATCGACATTGCCATCATCCAAAAAACCTCTAAGAGAAAGTCACCTAAAAATCTATGGCTGGAAAAACTCATCACGCGCTGTGTTCGAGAGCAGAATAACAATGGTAAGTAA
- a CDS encoding GNAT family N-acetyltransferase, producing MKIEKVDKSYFEDIAQLFDLYRQFYGQEPNLSGSRAFIEERINCSDSVIFLAIDHQDKLLGFVQLYPSFSSVAMKRMWYLNDLFVAEPARKKGVGKALLQHVKRYALETNALTVKLATAVDNETARKLYISEGYSKITAFEHFTQKVEQA from the coding sequence TTGAAAATAGAAAAAGTAGATAAATCTTATTTTGAAGATATAGCTCAACTATTTGATTTATATCGTCAGTTTTATGGTCAAGAGCCTAACTTATCTGGTTCTAGAGCTTTTATTGAAGAAAGAATAAATTGTTCAGATTCAGTCATTTTCCTAGCAATCGATCATCAAGATAAACTGTTAGGTTTTGTTCAACTTTATCCATCTTTTTCTTCAGTCGCAATGAAGCGCATGTGGTATTTAAATGATCTATTTGTTGCTGAACCAGCAAGAAAAAAGGGGGTGGGCAAAGCACTATTACAGCATGTAAAAAGGTATGCTTTAGAAACAAATGCTCTAACAGTTAAACTAGCAACTGCTGTTGATAATGAAACGGCTAGAAAGCTATATATTTCTGAGGGTTATTCAAAGATTACGGCTTTTGAGCATTTCACACAGAAAGTAGAACAGGCATAG
- a CDS encoding IS3 family transposase (programmed frameshift) has protein sequence MTKRQRRTFSSEFKMDAACLVLDQGYSVPEAARSMNVGETVLRRWIEQLKIERGGITPTAKALTSEQIKIQELEARINRLEREKSILKKGHSSLNVGRARTLSLIDHLREHESVKLLCELFDVATSCYYEFKQRKPDANRVRLASRIRELFNISRGSAGSRTIVSMLRSEGIKIGRFKVRKLMHEACLASKQPGSHRYKSAKTERPDIPNLLKRKFSVTIPNQVWCGDITYIWSGSRWVYLAVVLDLYSRRVVGWALSNKPDSALTTKALDMAWEQRGRPDGIMFHSDQGVQYGSRKFRQRLWRYRMAQSMSRRGNCWDNAPMERLFRSLKTEWIPATGYMNQNQAQKDISYYLMNYYNRQRPHQANDGVSPVTAENRLKIVSGIC, from the exons ATGACAAAACGACAACGACGTACATTTTCTTCTGAGTTCAAAATGGATGCAGCATGCTTGGTTCTTGATCAAGGTTACTCAGTTCCCGAAGCAGCACGCTCAATGAATGTTGGTGAAACGGTTTTACGGCGCTGGATCGAACAGCTTAAGATCGAGCGAGGTGGTATTACCCCAACGGCCAAAGCGCTTACTTCGGAGCAGATAAAAATCCAAGAGTTAGAAGCCCGGATTAATCGACTTGAGAGGGAAAAGTCGATATTAAAAAAGG GCCACAGCTCTCTTAATGTCGGACGAGCTCGAACGCTCTCGTTGATTGATCACTTAAGGGAGCATGAATCAGTCAAGTTGTTGTGTGAGCTTTTTGATGTAGCTACATCTTGCTATTACGAGTTTAAACAGCGTAAGCCCGATGCTAATCGTGTTCGGCTTGCTAGCAGGATAAGAGAGCTTTTTAACATTAGTCGTGGCTCTGCTGGAAGTCGCACGATTGTGTCTATGCTTCGCTCTGAAGGCATCAAAATTGGCCGATTTAAAGTACGGAAGTTAATGCATGAGGCCTGTTTAGCAAGTAAACAACCCGGCTCCCATCGATATAAATCGGCTAAAACAGAACGTCCAGACATCCCGAATTTGTTGAAAAGAAAATTCTCGGTAACCATTCCAAATCAAGTTTGGTGTGGTGATATTACTTATATTTGGTCAGGCTCAAGATGGGTATATTTGGCAGTTGTTCTAGACCTTTATAGCCGTCGAGTTGTTGGCTGGGCTCTATCCAACAAACCCGATTCGGCTCTAACAACTAAAGCTTTAGATATGGCTTGGGAACAGCGAGGGCGACCAGATGGTATTATGTTCCACTCAGATCAAGGGGTTCAATACGGGAGTCGCAAGTTCCGTCAAAGACTCTGGCGATATCGAATGGCTCAAAGCATGAGCCGACGTGGAAACTGTTGGGACAATGCGCCGATGGAAAGGTTATTTAGAAGCCTGAAAACAGAATGGATTCCGGCAACTGGTTACATGAACCAAAACCAAGCCCAAAAAGACATCAGCTATTACCTGATGAACTATTACAATCGACAGAGGCCACATCAAGCAAATGATGGGGTTTCGCCGGTTACTGCCGAAAATCGGCTTAAGATAGTGTCCGGTATTTGTTGA
- a CDS encoding IS256 family transposase: MNKKELEAFAKEAAKGIKTPEDLTEFSQMLKKITVEAALNAEMDAHLGYEKHKPSKSNNYRNGKSSKRVKTEDGEFELDTPRDRLGSFEPKLVKKHQSRFTSMDDKILWLYAQGMSTRDIVNAFDEWYGADISPSLVSRVTNAVIEEIVEWQSRPLDAIYPIVYLDCIVVKIRQDKRIINKSVFLALGINTDGQKELMGMWIAENEGAKFWLSVLTELNQRGVEDILIACVDGLKGFPDAINTVFPQTHIQLCIVHMVRNSLKYVSWKDYKAVTADLKRVYRSATEDEALLELERFGEAWDSQYPQISKSWRNHWQNLNTLFNYPEDIRRAIYTTNAIESLNSVIRKALKKRKIFPNDEAATKMVYLAIKDASKKWTMPIQNWRQAMSRFIIEFEERLEKHIN; the protein is encoded by the coding sequence ATGAATAAGAAAGAACTTGAAGCTTTCGCTAAGGAAGCTGCTAAAGGAATTAAAACTCCTGAAGACTTAACTGAGTTCAGCCAAATGCTGAAGAAAATAACGGTTGAGGCTGCTCTCAATGCAGAGATGGATGCGCACCTTGGCTACGAAAAACATAAGCCCTCTAAGTCTAATAATTACCGCAATGGCAAGAGCAGTAAACGCGTAAAAACCGAAGATGGAGAGTTTGAACTTGATACTCCTCGGGATCGCCTTGGCTCGTTTGAACCTAAACTGGTCAAAAAACACCAATCACGATTTACCTCTATGGATGACAAAATCTTGTGGCTCTATGCCCAAGGAATGAGTACTCGCGATATCGTCAATGCTTTCGATGAATGGTATGGCGCAGATATATCACCTAGCCTCGTATCACGAGTGACAAATGCGGTAATAGAAGAAATAGTTGAGTGGCAATCTAGGCCACTTGACGCCATTTATCCCATCGTTTATCTCGATTGTATTGTGGTCAAGATCCGCCAAGACAAACGTATTATCAATAAGTCGGTCTTCCTCGCTCTAGGTATTAACACTGATGGTCAGAAAGAACTCATGGGCATGTGGATAGCAGAAAACGAGGGCGCTAAATTTTGGTTGAGTGTTTTAACTGAGCTCAATCAACGTGGTGTTGAAGACATTCTTATTGCTTGTGTGGATGGATTAAAGGGGTTTCCCGATGCCATCAACACGGTTTTCCCCCAAACGCATATTCAGCTGTGTATCGTCCATATGGTACGAAACTCATTAAAGTATGTGTCATGGAAAGATTATAAGGCCGTCACAGCTGACCTAAAGCGTGTGTATCGCTCAGCTACAGAAGATGAGGCTTTACTTGAGCTAGAGCGCTTTGGCGAAGCCTGGGATAGTCAATATCCACAAATCTCCAAGTCCTGGCGCAATCATTGGCAGAACCTCAACACGCTGTTCAACTACCCTGAAGATATTCGTAGAGCTATCTACACAACTAATGCTATTGAATCTCTCAACAGCGTGATACGTAAAGCACTAAAAAAACGAAAGATCTTCCCAAACGATGAGGCTGCAACAAAAATGGTATACCTAGCGATCAAAGACGCCAGCAAGAAATGGACGATGCCCATTCAAAACTGGCGTCAGGCTATGAGTCGGTTTATTATCGAGTTCGAGGAACGTCTCGAAAAGCACATTAACTAA
- a CDS encoding DUF1624 domain-containing protein: MTTITQNLTASNVANKTTTRLASIDVMRGIVMLIMLLDHVRERFYYHRPVADPMSLTETEPELFFTRLLAHLCAPLFVFLTGLSAWLYANPNNGIKRDPSAFLLKRGLFLIFIEVTLINLSWFGKYETLYLQVIWAIGLSMIALALLCKLPRNMIAGLGLLIVFGHNLLTPINFAPGEFGYIFWTILHDAGFLVSEGALKIKLSYPVLPWIGVILLGYAVGPIFGKTYDAKTRRAILIKLGASSLGLLMILRGFNIYGETLDWQAQSTFILTIMDFFNFSKYPPSLHYILMTLGLGMILLPCFEKINNSVTRALQTFGSAPMFFYILHLYVLLFGYRLMLNTYGSNYGDLFALPSVDYIWLTTILLATALYLPVKTFANYKHNSQKAWLKYL; encoded by the coding sequence GTGACTACTATAACTCAAAATCTAACCGCGTCTAACGTCGCGAATAAAACAACTACCCGACTTGCTTCAATAGATGTCATGCGTGGTATCGTCATGCTTATTATGTTGTTGGATCACGTCCGTGAACGTTTCTATTATCACCGACCCGTTGCCGATCCAATGTCTTTAACTGAAACTGAACCGGAATTGTTTTTTACCAGACTGCTTGCCCACCTGTGCGCGCCTTTATTTGTATTTCTTACTGGGTTGTCTGCTTGGTTGTATGCAAATCCAAACAACGGCATCAAAAGAGATCCAAGCGCATTTCTTTTAAAGCGTGGGCTATTTCTGATCTTTATCGAAGTTACGCTCATTAATTTATCTTGGTTTGGTAAGTATGAAACACTTTATCTACAGGTAATTTGGGCGATTGGGCTTAGTATGATCGCACTCGCATTGCTGTGTAAGTTGCCGCGAAACATGATTGCAGGTCTTGGGCTACTCATTGTGTTCGGGCACAATCTTCTTACACCAATTAACTTTGCACCGGGTGAGTTTGGATACATATTCTGGACCATCTTGCATGATGCAGGGTTCTTAGTCAGTGAAGGTGCACTAAAGATCAAGCTTTCTTACCCTGTCTTGCCTTGGATAGGAGTGATCTTACTCGGTTATGCAGTAGGCCCAATTTTTGGCAAAACGTATGATGCTAAAACTCGTCGCGCAATATTGATTAAACTCGGCGCCTCAAGCTTAGGCTTATTGATGATACTGCGTGGATTCAATATTTATGGAGAAACATTAGATTGGCAGGCTCAATCAACTTTCATACTAACAATTATGGACTTCTTTAACTTCAGCAAGTATCCACCGTCATTGCATTATATTTTAATGACATTAGGGCTAGGTATGATTCTTTTGCCGTGCTTTGAAAAAATAAACAATAGTGTAACCCGCGCATTACAAACCTTTGGTTCAGCACCTATGTTTTTCTACATATTGCACCTGTACGTATTACTGTTTGGCTATCGCCTGATGCTCAATACCTATGGGTCAAACTATGGTGATTTATTTGCTTTACCAAGTGTTGATTATATTTGGTTGACTACTATTTTGCTCGCCACCGCTCTCTACTTGCCAGTAAAAACGTTTGCCAATTATAAACATAACTCACAAAAAGCATGGCTTAAGTATTTGTAA